The following are encoded together in the Chaetodon auriga isolate fChaAug3 chromosome 6, fChaAug3.hap1, whole genome shotgun sequence genome:
- the LOC143322083 gene encoding cilia- and flagella-associated protein 263-like: protein MEDELSVLEGKGKEVTEEQKELLYIRVENIKCSNAALLAENDMLERFIGRMDRQDLVSQSGGDDVETAGAPQLEGGGHGKRGRSRSNISNRLHQLTLEQKLYVAQREVTETRRDQEKLKQRYERIQDNYKVSLEEAELRLAEIRKAKSEFERRLLKPLKDNKLEGKEPEKVLQYIEDKSKVTQLEKCNLKNHEMKIHERKLQQQLQQKRDVAKTGHEEMFQDHSEQRVEQNLEELQVNNLKVQRVLSSHKERLQSVTWESTELSNDISNRKQMLAKIEEEIQHAEEERLKAEALNQHLHRQITDYQAPDINEYIHVKDRHKKLQQRIHTWERKVRIAQMALKTNAQAWKTQRTTLAHAYSAEAGARSGEHQFAVKLPYIAEHNT from the exons ATGGAGGATGAGCTTTCGGTTTTGGAAGGAAAAGGCAAAGAGGTcacagaagaacagaaagaacTCCTCTACATCCGAGTCGAAAACATAAA ATGTTCCAATGCAGCCCTCCTGGCAGAGAATGACATGTTGGAGCGCTTCATCGGCCGCATGGATCGTCAGGACCTGGTGTCCCAGTCTGGGGGAGAcgatgtggagacagcaggagcCCCCCAGCTGGAGGGTGGG GGTCACGGAAAGAGGGGGAGGTCCCGGTCCAACATATCGAATCGTCTTCATCAGCTGACCTTGGAACAAAAACTTTATGTGGCACAGAGAGAAGTAACAGAGACACGACGAGACCAGGAGAAACTCAAACAAAGATATGAGAGAATTCAGGACAACTACAAG GTGTCTCTGGAAGAGGCAGAATTGCGACTTGCAGAAATCAGGAAGGCAAAGAGCGAGTTTGAACGCAGGCTGCTCAAACCtctgaaggacaacaagttgGAAGGGAAGGAGCCTGAGAAGGTGCTCCAGTATATCGAAGACAAGTCAAAG gtcACCCAGTTGGAGAAGTGTAATCTGAAAAACCACGAGATGAAGATCCACGAGAggaagctccagcagcagcttcagcagaaaAGAGACGTGGCAAAGACTGGGCATGAG GAAATGTTCCAGGACCACAGCGAGCAGAGAGTGGAGCAAAACCTGGAAGAACTTCAAGTCAACAATTTGAAAGTGCAGCGTGTCCTCAGTTCACACAAG gagaggctgcagagtgTGACATGGGAGTCCACAGAACTGAGCAATGACATCAGCAACCGGAAACAGATGCTGGCAAAAATTGAGGAGGAGATACAGCACGCTGAGGAG gaGCGTTTGAAGGCCGAGGCTCTAAACCAACACCTGCACCGCCAGATTACAGATTATCAGGCTCCGGATATCAATGAATACATACATGTCAAGGACAGACacaagaagctgcagcagcgcaTTCACACCTGGGAGAGGAAGGTCAGGATTGCTCAG atGGCCTTGAAGACTAACGCTCAGgcctggaaaacacagagaaccACTTTGGCTCATGCATACAGCGCTGAGGCTGGAGCTAGATCTGGGGAACACCAATTCGCAGTGAAGCTCCCATACATAGCAGAGCACAACACATag
- the parp12a gene encoding protein mono-ADP-ribosyltransferase PARP12 isoform X1 has product MTSAVSKFILKTLCDHQGCLDFKRLDERITQTFTVAEPVLRGVLFDDGKIAIQRGRKKAVGRQMISPDSLVVAKTNLRICRRKPGECPQCDGLHLCRYLVCGDCTFGLKCKNPHSLTSAHNEQLLKKNDLQDLTEKQLFQLLLQSDPYLLPEICPHYNKGNGVHGSCRFTTSCTKLHICTHHLQGDCKFGSSCKRAHSFDAQGVKLFKGFSQENIRNIQVIYRNKFIIMGQQEHGAAAATAAVPVLPEVRIPTQQPSHTDPGSPTSSASPSKALSDADRNEICLFFIRRHCGFKEKCARVHWHLPYRWQVLDGDGVTWKDLPNMEDIEKAYCDPQHDTSCMDPPSPTGGIFRFLSFQSSASLTVQSVDFMTMTYGGSPVRRLSTASSVSKPPHFVLTTEWLWYWKDDDRKWLEFGQGDSDTPASVTSQTLENVYLADRETEISFGAGKQQYILYFKSAPGTQQMYQQNVKYKTKREVRRRPRFVSAHDVELKLKSASPHSSSSSTAESFPPHWDKNALPDIGYKLAPLSKSAKEYNMIEKLFKRTMPQGNIHNIQRIQNPYLWKVFQWQKEQMKKRNGGRAVNEQYLFHGTDESLIEAICEQNFDWRMCGVHGTAYGKGSYFARDASYSDRYASARQSRNKIMFVTLVLVGEYTRGSSSYVRPPPKGISSTLYDSCVDNESNPSIYVIFDKQQIYPEYLIRYS; this is encoded by the exons ATGACCTCAGCCGTCTCCAAGTTCATCCTCAAGACCCTGTGCGACCACCAGGGCTGTCTGGACTTCAAGCGCCTGGATGAGAGGATCACGCAGACTTTCACTGTTGCTGAACCGGTGCTGCGAGGTGTCCTGTTCGACGACGGTAAAATAGCTATCCAAAGAGGCAGGAAGAAGGCTGTCGGCAGGCAAATGATCAGCCCGGATAGTCTCGTAGTCGCTAAAACCAATCTGCGGATCTGTCGGAGAAAACCCGGAGAGTGTCCTCAGTGCGATGGGCTGCACCTGTGCAGGTATCTTGTTTGCGGGGATTGCACTTTCGG actcAAGTGTAAAAATCCCCACAGTCTGACCTCTGCACACAACGAGCAGCTCTTGAAGAAGAATGATCTTCAGGATTtgacagagaagcagctgttCCAGCTGTTACTGCAGAGTGATCCGTATCTGCTTCCTGAG ATTTGCCCACATTACAACAAGGGCAATGGTGTGCACGGTTCCTGCAGGTTCACCACCTCCTGCACCAAGCTTCACATCTGCACGCACCACCTCCAGGGCGACTGCAAGTTTGGCTCTTCGTGTAAGAGAGCCCATAGTTTTGATGCGCAGGGAGTGAAGCTCTTCAAAGGGTTCAGTCAGGAGAATATTAGAAACATTCAAGTGATCTACAGAAACAAATTCATCATCATGGGACAACAGGAgcatggagctgctgctgccactgctgctgttcctg TGCTGCCTGAGGTGAGAATCCCCACTCAGCAGCCTTCCCACACCGACCCTGGATCCCCGACTAGTTCTGCGTCTCCATCTAAAGCCTTGAGTGATGCTGACAGGAATGAAATCTGCCTCTTCTTCATTCGCAGACATTGCGGCTTCAAAG AGAAGTGTGCTCGTGTCCATTGGCACCTACCGTACAGATGGCAGGTTTTAGACGGTGATGGTGTGACCTGGAAGGACCTGCCAAATATGGAGGACATTGAGAAGGCTTACTGTGATCCACAACATGACACAAGCTGCATGGATCCACCATCGCCCACCGGAGGGATTTTCcgatttctgtcttttcaaag CTCTGCATCCCTGACTGTGCAGTCAGTTGACTTCATGACGATGACATACGGAGGGTCTCCAGTTCGTCGCCTGTccactgcctcctctgtctcaaaGCCCCCTCACTTCGTTCTTACAACAGAGTGGCTTTGGTACTGGAAGGACGACGACAGGAAGTGGCTGGAGTTTGGACAG ggtGATAGTGACACACCAGCCTCTGTCACCTCTCAGACTCTGGAGAATGTGTACCTGGCAGATAGAGAAACAGAGATTTCCTTTGGTGCAGGAAAGCAGCAGTATATCCTGTACTTCAAAAGTGCACCGGGAACCCAGCAGATGTATCAGCAGAATGTAAAATACAAAACCAAGAGAGAGGTCAGGAGGAGGCCTCGCTTTGTGTCTGCTCATGATGTGGAGCTGAAGCTCAAGAG TGCATCTCcacacagctccagctcctccacagctgaAAGTTTCCCACCCCACTGGGACAAGAACGCCCTACCAGATATTGGATACAAG CTCGCACCCCTCTCCAAATCTGCGAAAGAGTACAATATGATTGAGAAGTTGTTTAAGCGCACAATGCCCCAGGGTAACATTCACAACATCCAGAGGATCCAGAACCCCTATCTGTGGAAAGTCTTTCAATG GCAGAAagagcagatgaagaagaggaatggAGGGAGAGCTGTGAATGAGCAGTACTTGTTCCACGGGACAGACGAATCCCTGATTGAGGCCATCTGTGAGCAAAACTTTGACTGGAGGATGTGTGGTGTCCACGGCACGGCGTACGGCAAAG ggAGCTACTTTGCCAGAGATGCGTCTTACTCGGACAGATACGCCAGTGCCAGACAAAGCCGCAACAAGATCATGTTTGTCACTCTGGTCCTGGTGGGGGAGTACACCAGGGGAAGCAGCAGCTATGTCCGGCCCCCGCCAAAAGGAATCAGCAGCACCCTCTACGACAGCTGCGTGGACAATGAGAGCAACCCCAGCATCTATGTTATCTTTGATAAACAGCAGATTTACCCAGAGTACCTTATCAGGTATTCGTAA
- the parp12a gene encoding protein mono-ADP-ribosyltransferase PARP12 isoform X2 — MTSAVSKFILKTLCDHQGCLDFKRLDERITQTFTVAEPVLRGVLFDDGKIAIQRGRKKAVGRQMISPDSLVVAKTNLRICRRKPGECPQCDGLHLCRLKCKNPHSLTSAHNEQLLKKNDLQDLTEKQLFQLLLQSDPYLLPEICPHYNKGNGVHGSCRFTTSCTKLHICTHHLQGDCKFGSSCKRAHSFDAQGVKLFKGFSQENIRNIQVIYRNKFIIMGQQEHGAAAATAAVPVLPEVRIPTQQPSHTDPGSPTSSASPSKALSDADRNEICLFFIRRHCGFKEKCARVHWHLPYRWQVLDGDGVTWKDLPNMEDIEKAYCDPQHDTSCMDPPSPTGGIFRFLSFQSSASLTVQSVDFMTMTYGGSPVRRLSTASSVSKPPHFVLTTEWLWYWKDDDRKWLEFGQGDSDTPASVTSQTLENVYLADRETEISFGAGKQQYILYFKSAPGTQQMYQQNVKYKTKREVRRRPRFVSAHDVELKLKSASPHSSSSSTAESFPPHWDKNALPDIGYKLAPLSKSAKEYNMIEKLFKRTMPQGNIHNIQRIQNPYLWKVFQWQKEQMKKRNGGRAVNEQYLFHGTDESLIEAICEQNFDWRMCGVHGTAYGKGSYFARDASYSDRYASARQSRNKIMFVTLVLVGEYTRGSSSYVRPPPKGISSTLYDSCVDNESNPSIYVIFDKQQIYPEYLIRYS; from the exons ATGACCTCAGCCGTCTCCAAGTTCATCCTCAAGACCCTGTGCGACCACCAGGGCTGTCTGGACTTCAAGCGCCTGGATGAGAGGATCACGCAGACTTTCACTGTTGCTGAACCGGTGCTGCGAGGTGTCCTGTTCGACGACGGTAAAATAGCTATCCAAAGAGGCAGGAAGAAGGCTGTCGGCAGGCAAATGATCAGCCCGGATAGTCTCGTAGTCGCTAAAACCAATCTGCGGATCTGTCGGAGAAAACCCGGAGAGTGTCCTCAGTGCGATGGGCTGCACCTGTGCAG actcAAGTGTAAAAATCCCCACAGTCTGACCTCTGCACACAACGAGCAGCTCTTGAAGAAGAATGATCTTCAGGATTtgacagagaagcagctgttCCAGCTGTTACTGCAGAGTGATCCGTATCTGCTTCCTGAG ATTTGCCCACATTACAACAAGGGCAATGGTGTGCACGGTTCCTGCAGGTTCACCACCTCCTGCACCAAGCTTCACATCTGCACGCACCACCTCCAGGGCGACTGCAAGTTTGGCTCTTCGTGTAAGAGAGCCCATAGTTTTGATGCGCAGGGAGTGAAGCTCTTCAAAGGGTTCAGTCAGGAGAATATTAGAAACATTCAAGTGATCTACAGAAACAAATTCATCATCATGGGACAACAGGAgcatggagctgctgctgccactgctgctgttcctg TGCTGCCTGAGGTGAGAATCCCCACTCAGCAGCCTTCCCACACCGACCCTGGATCCCCGACTAGTTCTGCGTCTCCATCTAAAGCCTTGAGTGATGCTGACAGGAATGAAATCTGCCTCTTCTTCATTCGCAGACATTGCGGCTTCAAAG AGAAGTGTGCTCGTGTCCATTGGCACCTACCGTACAGATGGCAGGTTTTAGACGGTGATGGTGTGACCTGGAAGGACCTGCCAAATATGGAGGACATTGAGAAGGCTTACTGTGATCCACAACATGACACAAGCTGCATGGATCCACCATCGCCCACCGGAGGGATTTTCcgatttctgtcttttcaaag CTCTGCATCCCTGACTGTGCAGTCAGTTGACTTCATGACGATGACATACGGAGGGTCTCCAGTTCGTCGCCTGTccactgcctcctctgtctcaaaGCCCCCTCACTTCGTTCTTACAACAGAGTGGCTTTGGTACTGGAAGGACGACGACAGGAAGTGGCTGGAGTTTGGACAG ggtGATAGTGACACACCAGCCTCTGTCACCTCTCAGACTCTGGAGAATGTGTACCTGGCAGATAGAGAAACAGAGATTTCCTTTGGTGCAGGAAAGCAGCAGTATATCCTGTACTTCAAAAGTGCACCGGGAACCCAGCAGATGTATCAGCAGAATGTAAAATACAAAACCAAGAGAGAGGTCAGGAGGAGGCCTCGCTTTGTGTCTGCTCATGATGTGGAGCTGAAGCTCAAGAG TGCATCTCcacacagctccagctcctccacagctgaAAGTTTCCCACCCCACTGGGACAAGAACGCCCTACCAGATATTGGATACAAG CTCGCACCCCTCTCCAAATCTGCGAAAGAGTACAATATGATTGAGAAGTTGTTTAAGCGCACAATGCCCCAGGGTAACATTCACAACATCCAGAGGATCCAGAACCCCTATCTGTGGAAAGTCTTTCAATG GCAGAAagagcagatgaagaagaggaatggAGGGAGAGCTGTGAATGAGCAGTACTTGTTCCACGGGACAGACGAATCCCTGATTGAGGCCATCTGTGAGCAAAACTTTGACTGGAGGATGTGTGGTGTCCACGGCACGGCGTACGGCAAAG ggAGCTACTTTGCCAGAGATGCGTCTTACTCGGACAGATACGCCAGTGCCAGACAAAGCCGCAACAAGATCATGTTTGTCACTCTGGTCCTGGTGGGGGAGTACACCAGGGGAAGCAGCAGCTATGTCCGGCCCCCGCCAAAAGGAATCAGCAGCACCCTCTACGACAGCTGCGTGGACAATGAGAGCAACCCCAGCATCTATGTTATCTTTGATAAACAGCAGATTTACCCAGAGTACCTTATCAGGTATTCGTAA